A DNA window from Daucus carota subsp. sativus chromosome 3, DH1 v3.0, whole genome shotgun sequence contains the following coding sequences:
- the LOC108211626 gene encoding ABC transporter G family member 31-like isoform X2, with translation MKDLTRLEKERNIRPSPEIDAFMKASSVGGRKHSISTDYILKVLGLDICADTVVGSDMNRGVSGGQRKRVTTGEMIVGPRKTLFMDEISTGLDSSTTYQIVKCVRNFVHLMEGTVLMALLQPAPETFELFDDLILLSEGYMVYQGPRADVVNFFESIGFRLPPRKGVADFLQEVTSRKDQAQYWADSSRPYVYLPVSKIAEEFLNSRYGSSLKSSLSVPYDKSKGHPSALAKTRFAASKIELFKTCFVRECLLIKRHSFLYIFRTCQVAFVGFVTCTMFLRTRIHPTDVINGELYLSCLFFGLIHLMFNGFTELPLMIFRLPVFYKQRDNCFYPAWAWSLSSWILRVPYSVVEALVWSCIVYYSVGFAPGAGRFFRYMFLLFTVHQMALGLFRSVASIARDMIIANTFASAGLLVIFLLGGFIIPKDIIKPWWIWAFWISPLSYGQRAISVNEFTAMRWMEKPVAGNTTTGLSVLHLHSLPADDNWYWLGVGVLLLYTIFFNLIVTLALSYLHPIKKSQTIIHVDVEDNNSTNGNRTEYAMDPVFIESGPKRKGMILPFQPLTMTFHNVDYFVDMPKEMRTQGIKETKLQLLSKVSGVFSPGVLTALVGASGAGKTTLMDVLAGRKTGGYIEGDIRISGHPKDQQTFARVSGYVEQSDIHSPQVTVYESILFSSGLRLPTEVNKEQQHEFVEQVMQLVELDSLRNALVGLPGSTGLSTEQRKRLTIAVELVANPSIIFMDEPTSGLDARAAAIVMRTVRNTVDTQRTVVCTIHQPSIEIFEAFDELLLMKRGGQVIYGGKLGEKSQTMINYFQGIPGISPFPNEYNPATWMLEISTPASEERIGRDFADIYRDSDQFREVEASIQQHSVPPEGSKPLRFPSTYSRNSISQFKICLWKQNLVYFRSPAYNSVRLFFTTVSAFVLGTIFWDLGAKRGNTQDIQVVMGALFSAVMFLGVNNAASVQPVVSIERTVFYREKAAGMYSPFPYAAAQGLVEIPYIVMQTLIYGVITYFMINFERTAVKFFLYLVFMFLTFTYFTFYGMMAIGLTPTQHLAAVISSAFYSLWNLMSGFLVPKPKIPGWWIWFYYICPISWTLQGIITSQLGDVETVIDGPGFHGTVKKYLEVSLGFKPGMVGASAAILVAFCLFFFAVFASSVKVLNFQRR, from the exons ATGAAAGATCTTACTCGATtagaaaaagaaaggaatatTCGGCCCAGTCCTGAGATTGATGCTTTTATGAAG GCATCATCTGTTGGTGGCAGAAAGCACAGTATCTCTACGGATTACATTTTGAAAGTTCTTGGTCTTGATATATGTGCTGACACAGTTGTTGGCAGTGATATGAACAGGGGTGTCTCAGGTGGACAGAGAAAGAGAGTAACTACAG GAGAAATGATTGTTGGGCCCAGAAAAACCCTTTTTATGGATGAAATTTCAACGGGACTTGATAGCTCAACAACATATCAAATTGTAAAATGCGTACGAAACTTTGTACATCTAATGGAAGGCACAGTTTTGATGGCTTTACTCCAGCCCGCGCCTGAAACATTTGAGTTGTTTGATGACCTGATCTTATTATCAGAAGGGTACATGGTGTATCAAGGCCCTCGAGCAGATGTAGTAAATTTTTTTGAGTCAATAGGTTTTCGGTTGCCCCCTCGGAAGGGAGTTGCAGATTTCCTACAGGAG GTTACCTCAAGAAAGGATCAAGCACAGTACTGGGCAGATTCTTCAAGACCTTATGTCTACCTGCCTGTTTCGAAAATTGCTGAAGAGTTTTTAAATTCCAGATATGGAAGTTCTCTAAAGTCCTCTCTATCTGTTCCCTATGACAAATCCAAGGGCCATCCTTCTGCTCTGGCTAAAACAAGGTTCGCTGCATCAAAAATCGAGCTCTTTAAGACATGCTTTGTGAGAGAATGCCTCCTCATCAAAAGACAtagttttctttatatatttagaaCATGTCAG GTCGCGTTTGTTGGATTTGTCACATGCACAATGTTTTTACGAACAAGAATACATCCCACAGATGTGATTAATGGAGAATTATATCTTTCTTGTTTATTTTTTGGGCTGATTCACTTAATGTTCAATGGATTTACGGAGCTACCACTAATGATTTTTAGACTCCCAGTATTTTACAAGCAAAGAGATAATTGCTTTTATCCTGCATGGGCATGGTCCCTCTCGAGTTGGATTTTACGTGTACCTTACTCTGTAGTTGAAGCTCTTGTCTGGTCTTGCATTGTATACTACAGTGTGGGATTTGCTCCCGGAGCTGGGAG GTTTTTCCGGTACATGTTTTTACTGTTCACAGTTCACCAGATGGCGCTAGGTCTCTTCAGATCAGTTGCTTCTATTGCTCGAGACATGATCATTGCAAATACATTTGCCTCAGCTGGACTGCTAGTAATTTTCTTGCTGGGTGGATTTATCATTCCTAAAG ATATTATTAAGCCATGGTGGATCTGGGCATTTTGGATATCCCCTTTATCCTACGGGCAACGTGCTATATCTGTTAATGAGTTTACTGCCATGAGATGGATGGAG AAACCTGTAGCAGGAAACACGACAACTGGATTGAGTGTTCTTCATTTACACAGTTTACCTGCTGATGACAATTGGTATTGGCTTGGAGTTGGCGTTTTGCTACTTTACACAATTTTTTTCAATCTCATAGTAACTTTGGCTTTGAGCTACCTTCATC CTATCAAGAAATCGCAGACAATAATTCATGTCGATGTTGAAGATAATAATTCAACTAATG GAAATAGAACAGAATATGCAATGGATCCAGTCTTTATTGAGTCTGGACCTAAAAGGAAAGGGATGATCCTCCCATTTCAACCTTTGACAATGACTTTCCATAATGTTGATTACTTTGTTGATATGCCCAAG GAAATGAGGACGCAAGGTATAAAAGAGACGAAGCTGCAACTCTTGTCAAAAGTCAGTGGAGTATTTTCACCCGGTGTTCTTACTGCATTAGTTGGGGCAAGCGGAGCAGGGAAGACTACTTTGATGGACGTTCTTGCTGGTAGGAAGACTGGAGGATATATAGAAGGAGATATACGGATATCAGGTCACCCTAAAGACCAACAGACATTTGCTAGAGTTTCAGGATATGTTGAGCAAAGTGATATACATTCTCCTCAAGTCACAGTATACGAGTCAATTTTGTTCTCTTCTGGCCTACGCCTTCCAACAGAAGTGAACAAAGAGCAGCAACAT GAGTTTGTTgaacaagtcatgcaattagtTGAACTTGATTCACTAAGGAATGCTTTGGTCGGACTACCAGGAAGTACTGGTTTGTCTACCGAGCAGAGAAAACGTTTAACAATCGCAGTGGAGCTTGTTGCAAATCCTTCCATAATTTTTATGGATGAACCTACATCTGGACTTGATGCACGAGCTGCAGCCATTGTGATGCGCACTGTGCGCAATACTGTTGACACACAAAGAACGGTGGTGTGCACCATACATCAACCTAGTATCGAAATATTTGAAGCATTTGATGAG TTACTTCTTATGAAACGAGGAGGACAAGTAATCTATGGAGGCAAGCTGGGCGAGAAATCGCAGACGATGATCAACTATTTTCAG GGAATTCCTGGGATCTCTCCATTCCCTAATGAATATAATCCAGCCACTTGGATGCTTGAAATTAGTACACCTGCCTCAGAAGAAAGAATCGGTAGAGACTTTGCAGACATCTACAGAGACAGTGATCAGTTCAG AGAGGTTGAGGCATCCATTCAGCAGCACAGTGTTCCACCAGAAGGCTCTAAGCCATTGAGATTCCCTTCCACTTATTCTAGAAATTCGATATCACAATTCAAAATTTGCCTGTGGAAGCAAAATCTTGTATATTTCAGGAGTCCAGCCTACAATTCTGTCAGACTATTCTTTACTACAGTGAGCGCATTTGTACTTGGAACCATATTTTGGGACTTAGGTGCAAAAAG GGGAAATACTCAAGATATACAAGTTGTTATGGGTGCTCTATTCAGTGCTGTTATGTTTCTTGGAGTGAACAATGCTGCTTCAGTGCAACCAGTAGTTTCAATTGAGCGAACAGTTTTCTACAGAGAGAAGGCAGCTGGAATGTACTCTCCATTCCCATATGCAGCAGCTCAG GGCCTGGTTGAGATCCCATACATTGTTATGCAGACATTGATTTATGGAGTGATCACTTATTTTATGATTAACTTTGAGCGAACGGCAG TGAAATTTTTTCTATACCTCGTATTCATGTTTCTCACGTTCACCTACTTCACATTCTATGGGATGATGGCAATTGGTCTTACCCCGACTCAACATTTGGCAGCTGTTATATCTTCTGCATTTTACTCACTGTGGAACCTCATGTCTGGTTTTCTTGTTCCTAAACCA AAAATTCCTGGGTGGTGGATATGGTTCTACTACATATGTCCAATTTCATGGACACTGCAGGGTATCATTACCTCTCAACTGGGAGACGTTGAAACAGTGATTGACGGACCTGGCTTTCATGGAACTGTGAAAAAATACTTGGAAGTCAGCCTTGGCTTTAAGCCAGGGATGGTTGGTGCATCAGCTGCAATACTTGTAGCATTCTGCCTATTTTTCTTCGCGGTTTTTGCCAGCTCTGTCAAAGTCCTTAACTTCCAGAGAAGATGA
- the LOC135146697 gene encoding uncharacterized protein LOC135146697, with the protein MAQKQLLNSVLRICRITRIHQHQNPFSQIFNTTTSITRNAHFPSPFLPAGSRSYARERRTDYDLFGKGRPGDSDFRKALEKEMADDNTLWTGSEDESDDENNQGRLEREIRKVKQQAKENADLIDGDDSDELWSVWSGDEEKTLWTGDEGDDDDDIPTEPHPNEKSDAYLDKLFEFDEKPKYRTISELLKEEEEPEELSPGKQARKIAVENALKKLKKGPDGRYTNVWEVMSDLDILVGAFENIVSGPEYAELRKGGPKRLNMQFFKDIQARMRDPNYKFSPELKLKPKSKLVRRKKWQKTQSRRRKAQKR; encoded by the exons ATGGCTCAAAAGCAGCTGCTTAATTCCGTTCTTCGTATTTGCAGAATCACTAGAATCCACCAACATCAAAACCCTTTTAGTCAAATCTTTAACACCACTACTTCTATCACAAGAAATGCTCATTTTCCTTCCCCATTTTTACCAG CAGGATCACGATCATATGCACGCGAACGGCGCACAGATTATGATTTATTTGGAAAGGGGAGGCCGGGAGATAGTGACTTCCGGAAAGCCTTGGAGAAAGAGATGGCTGATGATAATACTCTTTGGACAGGAAGTGAGGATGAAAGTGATGACGAGAATAATCAAGGGCGTCTTGAGAGAGAGATAAGGAAAGTGAAACAGCAAGCGAAGGAGAATGCTGATCTTATTGATGGTGACGATAGTGATGAATTGTGGAGCGTTTGGTCAGGTGACGAGGAGAAGACACTATGGACGGGTGATGAAGGTGATGATGACGATGATATCCCCACGGAACCTCACCCAAATGAGAAGAGTGATGCTTATTTGGATAAACTATTTGAATTTGATGAAAAGCCAAAATATCGAACGATTTCAGAATTGTTAAAAGAGGAGGAAGAGCCGGAAGAATTGTCTCCGGGAAAGCAAGCTAGAAAAATTGCGGTTGAAAATGCCCTCAAGAAACTTAAAAAGGGTCCGGATGGTAGGTACACCAATGTGTGGGAAGTCATGAGTGATTTGGACATTCTTGTGGGAGCATTTGAAAATATTGTTTCCGGCCCAGAATATGCCGAGCTTAGGAAGGGAGGTCCAAAGAGGTTGAATATGCAGTTTTTTAAGGATATTCAAGCTCGTATGAGAGATCCAAATTATAAGTTCTCCCCTGAGTTGAAATTGAAACCAAAAAGTAAGCTAGTCCGTCGAAAGAAATGGCAGAAGACGCAGTCCAGACGTAGGAAAGCTCAGAAACGTTAA
- the LOC108210588 gene encoding zinc finger BED domain-containing protein RICESLEEPER 2-like isoform X1 has protein sequence MLKAMYGDHVGGSFGKSLEETLRKMFDEYKSRIAPKNQRGDAREPMREEDLGQVHPSQLLRMQFEKDIGLDPSEGSASDLEEYLGEKPKTFRDFDGFDILEWWRHNSIRFPILSQMAQDVLAFPISTVASESAFSTGGRVLNDFRSSLRPKMVEALICAQDWMRRTIKALCVEEDPEEMKQLDEALDKMNMDASSTAASATGTSQPISSQGMSTNNYMSPTSSHQPATQH, from the exons ATGTTAAAGGCTATGTATGGAGATCATGTTGGGGGGAGTTTTGGGAAGTCTTTGGAAGAAACATTAAGAAAAATGTTCGATGAGTATAAATCAAGGATTGCACCTAAAAATCAAAGGGGTGATGCTAGAGAACCAATGAGAGAGGAAGATCTTGGCCAAGTGCATCCATCTCAATTATTGAGGATGCAATTTGAGAAAGATATTGGATTGGATCCAAGTGAGGGTAGTGCATCGGACTTGGAAGAATATTTGGGTGAGAAACCAAAAACTTTTAGGGATTTCGATGGGTTTGACATATTAGAGTGGTGGAGGCATAATTCTATAAGATTTCCCATTTTATCCCAAATGGCCCAAGATGTGTTAGCTTTTCCAATATCCACCGTAGCTTCGGAATCGGCTTTTAGCACGGGCGGTAGAGTTCTTAATGATTTTAGGAGTTCACTACGTCCGAAAATGGTTGAAGCACTTATATGTGCTCAAGATTGGATGAGAAGGACTATAAAAGCTTTATGTGTGGAGGAGGATCCGGAAGAAATGAAACAATTGGATGAGG CACTAGATAAAATGAACATGGATGCGAGTTCTACAGCAGCTTCAGCCACTGGAACAAGTCAACCAAT CAGCAGCCAAGGGATGAGCACCAACAATTATATGTCTCCAACCAGTAGCCACCAGCCAGCAACGCAGCACTAA
- the LOC108210588 gene encoding zinc finger BED domain-containing protein RICESLEEPER 2-like isoform X2: MLKAMYGDHVGGSFGKSLEETLRKMFDEYKSRIAPKNQRGDAREPMREEDLGQVHPSQLLRMQFEKDIGLDPSEGSASDLEEYLGEKPKTFRDFDGFDILEWWRHNSIRFPILSQMAQDVLAFPISTVASESAFSTGGRVLNDFRSSLRPKMVEALICAQDWMRRTIKALCVEEDPEEMKQLDEALDKMNMDASSTAASATGTSQPISQGMSTNNYMSPTSSHQPATQH; this comes from the exons ATGTTAAAGGCTATGTATGGAGATCATGTTGGGGGGAGTTTTGGGAAGTCTTTGGAAGAAACATTAAGAAAAATGTTCGATGAGTATAAATCAAGGATTGCACCTAAAAATCAAAGGGGTGATGCTAGAGAACCAATGAGAGAGGAAGATCTTGGCCAAGTGCATCCATCTCAATTATTGAGGATGCAATTTGAGAAAGATATTGGATTGGATCCAAGTGAGGGTAGTGCATCGGACTTGGAAGAATATTTGGGTGAGAAACCAAAAACTTTTAGGGATTTCGATGGGTTTGACATATTAGAGTGGTGGAGGCATAATTCTATAAGATTTCCCATTTTATCCCAAATGGCCCAAGATGTGTTAGCTTTTCCAATATCCACCGTAGCTTCGGAATCGGCTTTTAGCACGGGCGGTAGAGTTCTTAATGATTTTAGGAGTTCACTACGTCCGAAAATGGTTGAAGCACTTATATGTGCTCAAGATTGGATGAGAAGGACTATAAAAGCTTTATGTGTGGAGGAGGATCCGGAAGAAATGAAACAATTGGATGAGG CACTAGATAAAATGAACATGGATGCGAGTTCTACAGCAGCTTCAGCCACTGGAACAAGTCAACCAAT CAGCCAAGGGATGAGCACCAACAATTATATGTCTCCAACCAGTAGCCACCAGCCAGCAACGCAGCACTAA
- the LOC108210588 gene encoding zinc finger BED domain-containing protein RICESLEEPER 2-like isoform X3 gives MLKAMYGDHVGGSFGKSLEETLRKMFDEYKSRIAPKNQRGDAREPMREEDLGQVHPSQLLRMQFEKDIGLDPSEGSASDLEEYLGEKPKTFRDFDGFDILEWWRHNSIRFPILSQMAQDVLAFPISTVASESAFSTGGRVLNDFRSSLRPKMVEALICAQDWMRRTIKALCVEEDPEEMKQLDEALDKMNMDASSTAASATGTSQPM, from the exons ATGTTAAAGGCTATGTATGGAGATCATGTTGGGGGGAGTTTTGGGAAGTCTTTGGAAGAAACATTAAGAAAAATGTTCGATGAGTATAAATCAAGGATTGCACCTAAAAATCAAAGGGGTGATGCTAGAGAACCAATGAGAGAGGAAGATCTTGGCCAAGTGCATCCATCTCAATTATTGAGGATGCAATTTGAGAAAGATATTGGATTGGATCCAAGTGAGGGTAGTGCATCGGACTTGGAAGAATATTTGGGTGAGAAACCAAAAACTTTTAGGGATTTCGATGGGTTTGACATATTAGAGTGGTGGAGGCATAATTCTATAAGATTTCCCATTTTATCCCAAATGGCCCAAGATGTGTTAGCTTTTCCAATATCCACCGTAGCTTCGGAATCGGCTTTTAGCACGGGCGGTAGAGTTCTTAATGATTTTAGGAGTTCACTACGTCCGAAAATGGTTGAAGCACTTATATGTGCTCAAGATTGGATGAGAAGGACTATAAAAGCTTTATGTGTGGAGGAGGATCCGGAAGAAATGAAACAATTGGATGAGG CACTAGATAAAATGAACATGGATGCGAGTTCTACAGCAGCTTCAGCCACTGGAACAAGTCAACCAATGTAA
- the LOC108212058 gene encoding pentatricopeptide repeat-containing protein At3g49240, mitochondrial: MALSKPNLLTHLKTLTRSPHLPPPSLLSLRLLSFATPEDAAADRRRRKRRLRIEPPLNSLRQQPQQPRPSPTNPNAPKLPEHASVLTGKRLELHNNILKLIRVNDLEEAALLTRHSIYSNCKPSIFTCNSVMAAQLRQSRYSDLLSLHRFITQAGVAGNVVTHNLLINAYLDCRKTDTALENYKLLVNEAPFNPSPTTYRILVRGLVDNDRIEKGVELKDEMLEKGFEADKVVYATLMWGFAKKGDADGVFGLYEELKGKVGEDFVGGGVYGSLMRGYFLKGMESEAMGCYRECAGEGSKVKMDAVAYNYVLDALSKNGKFDEALRLFDRMLGEHSPPKTLTVNLGSYNVIVDGYCAEGKFGNAIEVFKSMGEKRCAPDTLSYNNLIMQLCKNGMLAEAEELYRGMAEKGVSPDEFTFVLLMDTCFEENRPDDAAGYFKTMVEAKLRPNLGVYSRCVEGLVKVGKVDEAKSFFDLMVGKLRMDDASYKFIMKSLFDIGKPDEVLAIVGSMLRDDPSDFTTELQEFAKEELGKLGREDEVVKLMEDIEREKAEAIAAAAEAAEKAKASARAAVSSLIPSKLFGNKGLDEDSSANTENAEATPENGELQVGKEEDVLAQVGDIGSGNSDSTEAIVGNGEVQVGKEENALDQVGDIGSGYADSTEAMKADDVIEAEVVSDSKIGAA; the protein is encoded by the coding sequence ATGGCTCTTTCAAAACCCAATCTCCTCACCCACCTCAAAACCCTAACCCGCTCCCCCCAcctcccccctccctccctcctctctctccgCCTCCTCTCCTTCGCCACCCCCGAAGACGCCGCCGCCGACCGCCGTCGCCGCAAGCGCCGCCTCCGCATCGAACCTCCCCTCAACTCCCTCCGCCAACAACCCCAGCAACCTCGCCCCTCCCCCACCAACCCCAATGCCCCCAAACTCCCCGAACACGCCTCGGTCTTAACCGGTAAGCGCCTCGAATTGCACAACAATATCTTGAAATTGATCCGTGTTAATGACCTAGAAGAAGCCGCATTGCTGACTAGGCACTCGATTTACTCGAATTGTAAGCCGAGTATATTTACCTGTAATTCTGTTATGGCTGCTCAGTTGAGGCAGTCTCGATACTCGGATTTGTTGTCGTTGCACAGGTTTATTACGCAGGCTGGGGTTGCGGGGAATGTGGTTACTCATAATTTGTTGATCAATGCTTATTTGGATTGTAGGAAGACGGATACTGCGTTGGAGAATTATAAGTTGTTGGTTAATGAGGCTCCGTTTAACCCGAGTCCTACAACGTATAGGATTTTGGTGAGGGGGTTGGTGGATAATGATAGGATTGAGAAGGGTGTGGAGTTGAAGGACGAGATGTTGGAGAAGGGGTTTGAGGCGGATAAGGTGGTTTATGCGACTTTGATGTGGGGTTTTGCGAAGAAGGGGGATGCAGATGGGGTTTTTGGGCTTTATGAGGAGTTGAAGGGGAAGGTGGGGGAGGATTTTGTGGGAGGAGGGGTTTATGGGAGTTTGATGAGAGGGTATTTTTTGAAGGGGATGGAGAGTGAGGCGATGGGGTGTTATAGGGAGTGTGCGGGGGAGGGGTCGAAGGTGAAGATGGATGCAGTGGCGTATAATTATGTGTTGGATGCGTTGAGTAAGAATGGGAAGTTTGATGAGGCATTGAGGCTGTTTGATAGGATGTTGGGTGAGCATAGTCCGCCAAAGACGTTGACTGTGAATTTGGGGAGTTATAATGTGATTGTTGATGGGTATTGTGCGGAAGGGAAGTTCGGGAATGCGATTGAGGTGTTTAAGAGTATGGGAGAGAAGAGGTGTGCGCCGGATACATTGTCTTACAATAATTTGATTATGCAGTTGTGTAAGAATGGGATGTTGGCTGAGGCGGAGGAGCTTTATAGGGGTATGGCTGAGAAGGGTGTTAGTCCGGATGAGTTTACTTTTGTTTTGTTGATGGATACTTGCTTTGAAGAAAATCGTCCTGATGACGCTGCTGGTTACTTTAAGACCATGGTTGAGGCGAAGTTGAGGCCTAATTTGGGAGTTTATAGTAGATGTGTTGAGGGGCTGGTTAAAGTTGGGAAGGTTGACGAGGCAAAAtcattttttgatttaatgGTGGGGAAACTCAGAATGGATGATGCAAGCTATAAGTTTATTATGAAGTCGTTATTTGATATCGGGAAGCCTGATGAGGTGCTTGCAATTGTGGGTAGTATGCTAAGGGATGATCCTAGTGACTTTACAACAGAACTGCAGGAGTTTGCTAAGGAAGAATTGGGTAAGTTAGGGAGGGAGGATGAAGTGGTGAAGCTTATGGAGGACATAGAAAGAGAGAAGGCTGAAGCAATAGCCGCAGCGGCTGAAGCTGCGGAAAAAGCCAAGGCTAGTGCAAGGGCTGCTGTTTCGTCTTTAATACCTTCAAAATTGTTTGGGAATAAAGGATTAGATGAGGACTCATCAGCAAATACCGAAAATGCTGAGGCAACACCAGAAAATGGAGAGTTGCAAGTGGGGAAAGAAGAAGATGTTCTTGCCCAAGTTGGAGATATTGGTTCTGGTAATTCTGACTCGACCGAGGCAATAGTAGGAAATGGAGAGGTGCAGgtgggaaaagaagaaaatgctCTTGACCAAGTTGGAGATATTGGTTCTGGTTATGCTGACTCGACCGAGGCAATGAAAGCAGATGATGTTATTGAGGCTGAAGTAGTGAGTGATAGTAAAATTGGGGCAGCATAA